A portion of the Microbacterium hominis genome contains these proteins:
- a CDS encoding TetR/AcrR family transcriptional regulator, protein MAATIAELREVGYAAMTMDAVARRAGAGKVSVYRRWRTKAELAREAAYRLVGEPELPPEPSTLREDLLAAFRAMAQQMEGPAGEALRGIVSEALRDAAAPSVFDGSRAGSLRAMRTLVARAAARGEPVDPAPAPTRLQAAPALIQHRFLTQGVDHLDEAFLVEVIDEVALPLLRRDG, encoded by the coding sequence GTGGCGGCGACCATCGCGGAGCTGAGGGAGGTCGGCTACGCGGCGATGACGATGGATGCCGTCGCCCGCCGCGCCGGGGCGGGCAAGGTGTCGGTGTACCGGCGGTGGCGCACGAAGGCCGAACTCGCCCGCGAGGCGGCGTATCGCCTGGTCGGCGAACCGGAGCTGCCGCCGGAGCCCAGCACGCTGCGGGAGGATCTGCTCGCCGCGTTCCGCGCGATGGCGCAGCAGATGGAGGGTCCGGCGGGGGAGGCGCTGCGCGGCATCGTCTCCGAGGCGCTGCGGGACGCCGCGGCGCCGAGCGTCTTCGACGGCTCCCGCGCCGGCAGCCTGCGGGCGATGCGGACGCTCGTCGCCCGCGCCGCGGCCCGCGGCGAGCCGGTCGATCCCGCACCGGCCCCGACCCGCCTGCAGGCGGCGCCTGCGCTCATTCAGCACCGGTTCCTGACCCAGGGCGTCGATCACCTCGACGAGGCGTTCCTCGTCGAGGTGATCGACGAGGTGGCGCTGCCGCTGCTGCGACGCGACGGGTGA
- a CDS encoding GyrI-like domain-containing protein: MSDPAGAHTKRDLKKDLAAYRAPRGRFEVVDLPPQRYLAIDGSGAPAGEAFTGAIAALYPVAYALKFASKRELGRDYVVPPLEGLWWADDMATFTTRRDKARWRWTLLILVPEWVDDALVEAALAAGAAKSPASRAVRAVTLAEGTCVQTLHVGSFDDEGPVLARMHDEFLPAQGLRMTGRHHEIYLSDFRRVEPAKLRTILRQPVLPVGAAAPPGE, from the coding sequence ATGTCCGATCCCGCCGGCGCGCACACCAAGAGGGACCTCAAGAAGGATCTCGCGGCCTACCGCGCTCCCCGTGGACGGTTCGAGGTCGTGGACCTGCCCCCGCAGCGCTACCTCGCGATCGACGGGTCGGGAGCGCCGGCCGGCGAGGCGTTCACCGGGGCGATCGCCGCGCTGTACCCGGTGGCGTACGCGCTGAAGTTCGCCAGCAAGCGGGAGCTCGGCCGCGACTACGTCGTGCCCCCGCTCGAGGGCCTGTGGTGGGCCGACGACATGGCGACCTTCACCACGCGACGCGACAAGGCTCGGTGGCGGTGGACCCTGCTCATCCTCGTGCCGGAGTGGGTCGATGACGCGCTCGTCGAGGCAGCCCTGGCCGCAGGGGCGGCGAAGAGCCCGGCGTCACGGGCGGTGCGGGCGGTGACGCTCGCGGAGGGGACCTGCGTGCAGACGCTGCACGTGGGCTCGTTCGACGACGAGGGGCCTGTGCTCGCGCGCATGCACGACGAGTTCCTCCCCGCCCAGGGACTGCGCATGACCGGACGGCACCACGAGATCTACCTCAGCGACTTCCGGCGCGTCGAGCCGGCGAAGCTGCGAACGATCCTGCGCCAGCCGGTGCTCCCCGTCGGCGCGGCAGCGCCACCGGGGGAGTGA
- a CDS encoding carboxylesterase/lipase family protein has product MTSTTPSVDVEVSVGALRGITTDGIHRFLGIPYAQPPIGDLRFAAPQPREAWEGVREATAFGPAAPQTAYPGEIGELLPSVDGWGEDMLTVNVWAPADATAAPVVLWLHGGALERGSASLSGYDGSTFARDGIVFASINYRLGSEGFSVLDGAPLNLGLRDAALALEWVHREIAAFGGDPSRITLMGESAGGALVAALLSRPESARLVAGGIIESGPLEAVAPAKAAAVTRGLAASLGVPATAAAFREVAPERLLQARTDQAKGRSALSGAPSFQLALDPDFLPRSPHEALAEGDVPLLIGTNTDEYRLWFPPAALDAISPVKALLARAALRLPRRAVAAARADAPDASPGEVLGQLLTDRLLRAPLTAVASSRPATTYVFEFAWQSPVRDLRAAHAVELGFVFDNVGERASVSLSGPEAPQELATEMHRAWVSFITDADPGWEPFGAQRLTRIFDTGTRTEPQRRTGVVDALA; this is encoded by the coding sequence ATGACATCCACGACCCCGTCCGTCGACGTGGAGGTGAGCGTCGGCGCCCTGCGGGGGATCACGACCGACGGCATCCACCGCTTCCTCGGCATCCCGTACGCGCAGCCGCCGATCGGCGACCTGCGGTTCGCGGCGCCGCAGCCGCGCGAGGCCTGGGAGGGCGTGCGCGAAGCGACCGCCTTCGGTCCGGCCGCGCCGCAGACCGCCTACCCGGGCGAGATCGGCGAACTGCTGCCGAGTGTGGACGGCTGGGGCGAGGACATGCTCACCGTCAACGTGTGGGCGCCCGCCGACGCGACGGCGGCCCCGGTGGTGCTGTGGCTGCACGGCGGCGCGCTCGAGCGCGGCAGCGCGAGCCTGAGCGGCTACGACGGCAGCACGTTCGCCCGCGACGGCATCGTGTTCGCGTCGATCAACTACCGCCTGGGCTCGGAGGGCTTCTCGGTGCTCGATGGAGCCCCGCTGAACCTCGGCCTGCGCGACGCCGCGCTGGCACTGGAATGGGTGCACCGCGAGATCGCCGCGTTCGGAGGCGACCCGTCGAGGATCACCCTCATGGGCGAGTCGGCCGGCGGCGCGCTCGTGGCGGCTCTGCTCTCCCGGCCGGAATCGGCACGGCTGGTGGCGGGCGGGATCATCGAATCGGGCCCGCTCGAGGCTGTCGCGCCGGCCAAGGCCGCAGCCGTGACCCGTGGCCTCGCCGCCTCCCTCGGGGTGCCCGCGACGGCCGCCGCGTTCCGCGAGGTCGCCCCTGAGCGGCTGCTCCAGGCGCGCACCGATCAGGCGAAAGGACGATCGGCGTTGAGCGGGGCTCCGAGCTTCCAGCTCGCCCTCGACCCCGACTTCCTCCCGCGGTCGCCGCACGAGGCGCTCGCCGAGGGGGACGTTCCCCTGCTCATCGGCACCAACACCGACGAATACCGGCTCTGGTTCCCTCCCGCGGCGCTGGACGCGATCAGCCCGGTCAAGGCGCTGCTCGCCCGCGCGGCGCTGCGACTGCCGCGCCGTGCCGTCGCGGCCGCGCGCGCCGATGCCCCCGACGCATCCCCCGGCGAGGTGCTGGGCCAGCTGCTCACCGATCGCCTGCTGCGCGCCCCGTTGACGGCGGTGGCGTCGTCGCGGCCCGCGACGACGTACGTGTTCGAGTTCGCGTGGCAGAGCCCCGTGCGCGACCTGCGTGCGGCGCACGCGGTGGAGCTCGGCTTCGTGTTCGACAACGTCGGAGAGCGCGCGTCGGTCTCCCTCAGCGGCCCCGAGGCCCCGCAGGAGCTCGCCACCGAGATGCATCGGGCCTGGGTGTCGTTCATCACCGACGCAGACCCCGGCTGGGAGCCGTTCGGCGCACAGCGACTGACGCGCATCTTCGACACCGGCACCCGAACCGAGCCGCAGCGTCGCACGGGCGTAGTCGACGCGCTCGCGTGA